In one Candidatus Peribacter riflensis genomic region, the following are encoded:
- a CDS encoding group 1 glycosyl transferase: MTDSKHTVLFLDQYGDIGGGQRILLDLVSGARSRGLEVRLLCPVGPLAEEAARRGARVYPLSLPHVQSGRKTLRNYVRMWFFSRRVAREHQAAAEGCHLLVVNGLRLLMVARVWGERFALPTVLYLHGVHHGIAQWLIASFLRRPRTAAIAPSPFVAAPFIHLSNVHEIANWVAPEFLSSPRDSLTLRRSLAITDEDPIVLVPGRLSVTKGQLLILQALALLHDVRAHFVFAGAPLFEERGSDVETAIRRATELEPGRVHLTHWEQPLPALFDGADLVIVPSVWQEPFGLVALEAMARSRPLIVTDRGMLPRLAGDGRFAEVVPATVEGIAGAIRCCLQDPSTCVRRAMGGRAQVEDAYHPARQMEKVFALFDRLCHT; the protein is encoded by the coding sequence ATGACTGATTCAAAGCACACGGTTCTCTTCCTCGATCAGTACGGGGATATCGGCGGGGGACAGCGGATCCTGCTGGACCTGGTGTCCGGCGCGCGCTCGCGTGGACTAGAGGTGCGTCTGCTCTGTCCTGTTGGTCCGCTCGCCGAAGAAGCGGCGCGGCGCGGCGCCCGGGTCTATCCGCTTTCTCTCCCGCATGTCCAAAGCGGGCGGAAGACTCTTCGCAACTATGTGCGCATGTGGTTCTTCTCGCGCCGCGTGGCCCGGGAACACCAGGCTGCGGCTGAAGGATGCCACCTGCTCGTGGTGAACGGGTTGCGTCTGTTGATGGTCGCGCGGGTCTGGGGGGAACGGTTTGCGTTGCCGACCGTTCTCTATCTGCATGGCGTGCATCACGGCATCGCGCAGTGGCTCATCGCATCTTTCCTCCGGCGTCCGCGCACCGCGGCGATCGCACCCTCCCCGTTCGTGGCCGCCCCGTTCATACACCTCTCCAACGTGCATGAGATTGCGAACTGGGTTGCACCGGAATTCCTCTCGTCTCCCCGCGACTCGCTCACGCTTCGACGTTCACTCGCGATCACCGATGAGGATCCCATCGTGCTCGTGCCCGGGCGGCTCTCGGTGACGAAAGGACAGCTGCTCATCCTGCAGGCGCTCGCTCTGCTGCATGATGTTCGTGCGCACTTCGTCTTCGCAGGTGCGCCGCTCTTTGAGGAGAGAGGGAGCGACGTGGAAACCGCAATTCGCCGAGCAACGGAACTGGAGCCGGGACGCGTGCACCTGACGCACTGGGAGCAGCCGCTCCCCGCTCTCTTCGACGGAGCCGATCTGGTGATCGTTCCCTCGGTCTGGCAGGAACCATTCGGGCTTGTGGCACTCGAGGCCATGGCGCGGTCACGGCCGCTCATCGTCACCGATCGGGGGATGCTGCCCCGCCTGGCAGGGGACGGACGGTTTGCGGAGGTGGTACCGGCGACTGTCGAGGGAATCGCCGGCGCCATCCGGTGCTGCTTGCAGGACCCGTCGACATGCGTGCGTCGCGCGATGGGGGGGCGTGCACAGGTGGAGGACGCTTATCACCCTGCCCGGCAGATGGAAAAAGTGTTTGCCCTCTTCGACCGCCTCTGCCACACATGA
- a CDS encoding glyceraldehyde-3-phosphate dehydrogenase, type I: MNIAINGFGRIGRQALHLILENHPDLNVVLINDPGDGATLAHLLEFDSNYGHYDCGALFNDGTLTVKGKKITVTQTKDPALLPHKEKKVDIVLECTGKFCKKEDAGLHLRAGAKKVILSAPGKDEIDGTFVLGVNEATYDPKKMHIISNASCTTNSLAPVAKVLDESFGIAYGLMTTIHSYTNDQVILDVAHKDLRRARAAALNMIPTSTGAAKAIGLVLPNLNGKMKGISVRVPTPTVSLTDLTVTLKKTATAEEINAAFEKAAAGPMKGILGVEKRPLVSMDYKKDPRSSIVDALSTQVIGSTLAKVLAWYDNEWGYSCRLVELAEFVGKKL; the protein is encoded by the coding sequence ATGAACATCGCCATTAACGGATTCGGACGTATCGGCCGCCAGGCGCTGCACCTGATCCTCGAAAACCATCCTGACTTAAACGTCGTCCTCATCAATGATCCGGGCGACGGAGCCACGCTTGCGCACCTTTTGGAATTCGACAGCAACTACGGACATTACGACTGCGGCGCGTTGTTCAACGACGGAACGCTGACGGTGAAGGGCAAGAAAATCACCGTCACGCAGACAAAAGACCCCGCGCTGCTTCCTCACAAAGAAAAGAAGGTGGACATCGTCCTCGAGTGCACTGGCAAGTTCTGCAAGAAGGAAGATGCCGGGCTGCATCTCAGGGCCGGAGCGAAGAAGGTGATCCTGTCCGCGCCGGGTAAGGATGAGATTGATGGTACCTTCGTGCTCGGCGTGAACGAAGCAACATACGACCCGAAGAAGATGCACATCATCTCCAATGCCTCCTGCACGACCAATTCCCTCGCGCCCGTGGCCAAGGTGCTGGATGAATCCTTCGGTATCGCATACGGACTCATGACGACCATCCATAGCTATACGAACGATCAGGTGATTCTGGATGTCGCCCACAAGGATCTGCGTCGCGCACGTGCAGCGGCTCTCAATATGATTCCCACCTCGACGGGTGCGGCCAAAGCCATCGGACTCGTCCTGCCCAATCTCAATGGCAAAATGAAAGGGATTTCGGTGCGTGTGCCCACGCCCACGGTCAGCCTCACGGACCTCACGGTGACCCTGAAGAAGACAGCAACCGCAGAAGAGATCAACGCCGCGTTCGAGAAGGCGGCAGCCGGACCGATGAAAGGCATTCTGGGTGTCGAGAAGCGTCCGCTTGTGAGCATGGACTACAAGAAAGATCCCCGCTCAAGCATCGTGGACGCACTCTCAACACAGGTC
- a CDS encoding adenylosuccinate synthase, giving the protein MQKLLQSLGPVCAVIGAQWGDEGKGKVIDLLSEHYDTVARACGGANAGHTIVVKGTKHIFHLLPSGALHPHTTVVIGSGLVLHLPTLLEEIRLLKEAGIDVLPRLFIAEEAHIVFEFHKAIDLALEEERRKREGKGIGTTGRGIGPAYTDKASRDGTRMQSLQGDMRPVLEHHAERVQRLYGVTVDIEKELAALAPAQKLLKDHIVDTVKLLHDQLGAGKKLLVEGAQASLLDLDHGTYPYVTSSQTTSAGALQGLGIAPRVLTACIGVAKAYCTRVGEGDFATEVTGETGDRLRTRGGEYGSTTGRPRRCGWLSIPDLQRAAMVNGFTHWNITKLDVLDEEAEIPVCVGIGSDGKPAWKKLSGWKTSTVGITEFAKLPKEAQQYLQFIEKETGVPASLVGTGPGREQMIVR; this is encoded by the coding sequence GTGCAGAAACTTCTTCAGTCACTCGGCCCCGTGTGCGCGGTCATCGGCGCGCAGTGGGGGGATGAGGGGAAAGGAAAGGTGATCGATCTTCTGTCGGAACACTACGACACCGTTGCGCGTGCGTGCGGCGGCGCGAATGCCGGTCATACCATCGTCGTCAAAGGCACGAAGCATATTTTCCACCTGCTCCCGTCCGGAGCCCTTCATCCGCATACCACCGTCGTGATCGGGTCGGGGTTGGTACTGCACCTGCCGACGTTGCTCGAAGAGATCCGGCTTCTGAAGGAGGCAGGCATTGATGTGTTGCCGCGGCTCTTCATTGCGGAGGAGGCACACATTGTCTTTGAATTTCATAAAGCCATTGATCTCGCGCTCGAGGAAGAGCGTCGCAAGAGGGAAGGGAAGGGCATCGGCACCACGGGGCGGGGCATCGGGCCGGCGTACACGGACAAAGCATCGAGGGATGGAACGCGCATGCAGAGTCTTCAGGGGGACATGCGGCCGGTTCTCGAGCATCATGCCGAACGCGTGCAGCGCCTGTACGGCGTCACAGTCGACATCGAGAAAGAGCTTGCCGCACTCGCACCGGCGCAGAAGCTTCTGAAGGATCACATCGTCGATACCGTGAAGCTTCTTCACGATCAGCTGGGCGCAGGCAAGAAGCTTCTCGTCGAAGGCGCGCAGGCCAGTCTTCTAGACCTCGATCACGGCACGTACCCCTATGTCACGAGCAGCCAGACCACCAGTGCGGGTGCCCTGCAGGGATTGGGCATCGCGCCGCGTGTTCTTACGGCTTGTATCGGAGTGGCGAAGGCCTACTGCACGCGCGTGGGGGAAGGGGATTTTGCAACGGAAGTGACGGGAGAGACAGGCGACCGGCTCCGTACGCGGGGAGGGGAGTACGGTTCCACGACGGGGCGCCCGAGGCGATGCGGGTGGCTGAGCATTCCCGATCTCCAGCGTGCCGCGATGGTGAACGGCTTCACGCACTGGAACATCACCAAGCTCGATGTGCTCGATGAAGAAGCTGAGATCCCTGTCTGTGTCGGCATCGGATCGGACGGAAAGCCAGCATGGAAGAAGCTTTCGGGCTGGAAGACATCGACGGTCGGGATCACGGAGTTTGCGAAGTTACCGAAAGAGGCGCAACAGTATTTGCAGTTCATCGAGAAGGAGACGGGTGTCCCCGCTTCGCTCGTCGGCACGGGGCCGGGAAGGGAGCAGATGATTGTACGATAG
- a CDS encoding peptide /nickel transport system substrate-binding protein produces the protein MVSDPRQFFRIVSRFQKWALRFFALVFLLALLLLLRRFYLQNTELRPERGGTYIEGSVSQFQPLNPWFTITNNVNRDIVSLVFSGLLKYNPEAKRIEDDLATLAVSRDGRLYTLTLKDNIVWHDSTQEDPHPVTSEDVLFTFQTVQDADFPNTLLRENFRGVKAEKIDARSVRFTLDEPYTFFSSNLTLGLLPKRAFEGVPVRKIDQALDFGLKPVGAGPYAFKSLVQTDLSTEVTLERFPRPIDSETYIKRIIFRIFPDYNTLLSDIRNLDGVRLVPRNDEGEPIVPRRFTAINYTLPQYVALFFNLDHPFLQDPKLRLGLQLGTNKQAIVDALAEKVIVDTPLLELDTSDWRYSFDTKAAQGALFESKWNLPEKVRLQRLLEIRETNATGLLHMEPIVLLDTGAALTLTGSLAQSKIGSTVNGIPVVANPTASGTWVVALPTAGGTGALRLGQNFVQLFDEKGKVLDSAIVWRTARSRDYRRAALEQGLLEQFLQSRAGALPTEERITVQDLAVEQGMLRLRTDNDKTDIRVNERGERLSLRLLTGESPPSYQKAAELIRDQWAPLGVEITLDVPETRAAFEKKLIARDYDILLFGQSLLDNLDSYPYWHSDGIQGVDEAPLGLRLDAYNFSQYSSFRADTLLTQIRQTFNEQERQEALAELRTVLAADVPAVFLYSPLYTFAYHQDVHNVAIGHPSLHSDRFLTLHRWYILQERQFRQGKSWWSFLPWLFTSQ, from the coding sequence GTGGTGTCTGATCCGCGCCAATTCTTCCGGATTGTGTCTCGCTTCCAGAAGTGGGCGCTGCGGTTCTTCGCACTCGTCTTCCTGCTGGCGCTCCTCCTGCTGCTCCGCCGGTTCTATCTGCAGAATACGGAGTTGAGACCGGAGCGGGGCGGCACCTACATCGAGGGATCCGTCAGCCAGTTCCAGCCGCTCAATCCCTGGTTCACCATCACGAACAACGTCAACCGCGACATCGTCTCCCTCGTCTTCTCGGGCTTGCTCAAGTACAACCCCGAAGCGAAACGTATCGAAGACGATCTCGCCACACTCGCCGTCAGCCGCGACGGGCGCCTGTATACCCTCACGCTCAAAGACAACATCGTCTGGCACGATTCCACGCAGGAGGATCCCCATCCCGTCACATCCGAGGACGTGCTGTTCACCTTCCAGACCGTGCAGGATGCGGATTTCCCCAATACGTTGCTGCGTGAGAACTTCCGCGGTGTCAAAGCGGAGAAGATCGATGCACGCTCGGTGCGCTTCACTCTGGATGAGCCGTACACTTTTTTCTCCAGTAACCTGACACTGGGCCTGCTGCCGAAACGGGCGTTCGAGGGGGTGCCGGTGCGCAAGATCGACCAGGCTCTGGATTTCGGTCTCAAACCCGTCGGCGCCGGACCGTACGCGTTCAAGAGCCTCGTACAGACCGATCTATCGACGGAGGTGACACTGGAGAGGTTTCCGCGTCCCATTGATTCCGAGACCTACATCAAGCGCATCATCTTCCGCATTTTTCCGGACTACAACACGCTCCTCTCAGACATCCGGAATCTGGATGGTGTGCGCCTCGTGCCCCGCAACGATGAAGGCGAGCCGATCGTCCCGCGCCGGTTCACCGCCATCAACTACACCCTGCCGCAGTACGTCGCGCTCTTCTTCAACTTGGACCACCCCTTCCTCCAGGATCCCAAGCTGCGGCTCGGGTTGCAGCTGGGCACCAACAAGCAGGCCATCGTCGATGCGCTTGCAGAGAAAGTGATCGTCGATACGCCCCTCCTCGAGCTCGACACTTCTGACTGGCGATACAGTTTCGATACGAAGGCGGCCCAGGGCGCGCTCTTCGAATCCAAGTGGAACCTGCCCGAGAAAGTCCGGCTCCAGCGCCTGCTGGAAATCCGCGAGACAAACGCAACGGGGCTCCTGCACATGGAGCCGATCGTTCTGCTCGACACCGGAGCCGCTCTCACCCTCACCGGTTCCCTCGCCCAGTCCAAGATCGGCTCCACCGTCAACGGCATCCCTGTTGTGGCCAATCCCACGGCATCGGGAACATGGGTGGTAGCCCTCCCCACAGCCGGAGGAACGGGTGCGCTCAGGCTCGGCCAGAACTTCGTGCAGCTCTTTGACGAGAAAGGCAAGGTACTCGACTCCGCCATCGTCTGGCGGACCGCGCGCTCGCGCGACTACCGCCGGGCCGCACTGGAGCAGGGCCTGCTGGAACAGTTCCTCCAGAGCCGCGCCGGCGCACTCCCGACGGAGGAGCGCATTACCGTGCAGGATCTGGCTGTCGAGCAGGGAATGCTGCGGCTCAGAACCGACAACGACAAGACGGATATCCGCGTCAATGAGCGCGGCGAGCGACTGTCGCTGCGCCTGCTCACGGGCGAATCACCTCCATCCTATCAAAAGGCCGCCGAACTCATTCGCGATCAGTGGGCGCCGCTGGGCGTCGAAATCACGCTGGATGTTCCCGAGACCCGTGCAGCATTCGAAAAGAAACTCATTGCGCGCGACTACGACATCCTGCTCTTCGGACAATCCCTCCTCGATAACTTAGACAGCTATCCCTACTGGCACTCTGACGGCATTCAGGGGGTGGACGAAGCGCCTCTGGGCCTGCGCCTGGATGCGTACAACTTCTCGCAGTACTCCTCCTTCCGCGCCGATACCCTCCTCACACAGATCCGCCAGACCTTCAATGAGCAGGAGCGGCAAGAGGCGCTGGCGGAACTGCGCACGGTGCTGGCCGCCGATGTGCCCGCCGTCTTCCTCTACTCCCCTCTCTACACATTCGCCTACCACCAGGATGTGCATAACGTGGCGATTGGGCACCCTTCTCTGCATTCCGACCGGTTCCTCACCCTGCACCGGTGGTACATCCTTCAGGAACGACAATTCCGGCAGGGCAAGAGCTGGTGGTCCTTCCTTCCCTGGCTCTTTACAAGCCAATAA
- a CDS encoding polynucleotide adenylyltransferase/metal dependent phosphohydrolase → MPIAKDIAAKTLATKQGEVAYQIVEKLTDAGFDTWWVGGGVRDMALGGFPLDIDIATEALPDQVRSLFPNTVGSTGEQFGSVIVRIKGLNMEVTTFREDDEVSDGRHPESVVFGKREQDAKRRDITINALYWNPISREWYDPFNGEADLKERLIRFIGDPAVRIKHDALRLLRVVRFRALINGQYHPETYRALTAQAKNIETLSGSRALRELEKMLSGPHPDRAFEDLWETRILSDLIPELYACKGIAQPQEYHHEGDVWDHTMMALKAFLPEHGLDVRFALLFHDIGKAVTFKTKERIRFDEHAPVSADLADQALHRLQATGNRIRKVHWLIAHHMMMGFFAEMNAERKSHWYFHPWFHELLELFWLDIAGTDPQDYTLYGSILQDYNRFLNEHPRPPKQLLSGEEIMEILGLAPGEKVGQVIAALHEAQISGEVTKKSEAREFIIRMKK, encoded by the coding sequence GTGCCGATTGCCAAAGACATCGCCGCCAAGACGCTCGCGACCAAACAGGGCGAAGTCGCGTATCAGATTGTCGAGAAGCTCACCGATGCCGGCTTCGATACCTGGTGGGTGGGGGGAGGCGTGCGCGACATGGCGCTGGGTGGGTTTCCGCTGGATATCGATATCGCCACAGAAGCCCTGCCCGATCAGGTGCGTTCCCTCTTCCCGAATACCGTCGGTTCCACGGGTGAGCAGTTTGGCAGCGTGATCGTGCGCATCAAGGGCCTCAATATGGAGGTGACGACCTTTCGTGAGGATGATGAGGTGTCCGATGGCAGACATCCCGAGTCCGTCGTGTTCGGCAAGCGTGAGCAGGATGCGAAGCGGCGCGATATCACGATCAATGCGCTCTACTGGAATCCGATCTCGCGTGAGTGGTATGACCCCTTCAACGGCGAGGCGGATCTGAAGGAGCGCCTCATCCGTTTCATCGGCGATCCTGCCGTGCGCATCAAGCATGACGCCTTGCGGTTGCTGCGTGTCGTCCGCTTCCGCGCACTCATCAACGGTCAGTACCACCCCGAGACCTACCGTGCGCTCACAGCGCAGGCGAAGAATATTGAGACCCTCTCAGGGAGCCGTGCTCTCAGGGAACTGGAGAAGATGCTCTCAGGTCCGCACCCCGACCGCGCGTTCGAAGATCTGTGGGAGACGCGCATCCTGAGTGATCTGATCCCGGAGCTCTATGCCTGCAAGGGGATTGCGCAGCCTCAGGAGTACCACCATGAGGGCGATGTGTGGGATCACACGATGATGGCGCTGAAGGCATTTCTGCCGGAACACGGCTTAGACGTGCGCTTCGCTCTCCTTTTCCATGACATCGGCAAGGCCGTGACGTTCAAGACGAAGGAGCGTATCCGCTTCGACGAGCACGCACCGGTGTCGGCCGATCTGGCGGATCAGGCGCTGCACCGGCTGCAGGCGACCGGCAACCGCATTCGCAAAGTCCACTGGCTCATCGCACATCACATGATGATGGGCTTCTTCGCCGAAATGAACGCGGAGCGAAAATCGCACTGGTACTTCCATCCGTGGTTCCACGAACTTCTGGAACTCTTCTGGCTCGACATCGCCGGCACCGATCCGCAGGATTACACGCTCTACGGTTCCATCCTGCAGGACTATAACCGTTTTCTCAATGAGCATCCCCGTCCTCCCAAGCAACTGCTTTCGGGAGAAGAGATTATGGAGATCCTTGGTCTCGCTCCCGGTGAAAAAGTCGGGCAGGTCATCGCGGCTCTGCACGAAGCCCAGATCAGTGGTGAGGTGACCAAGAAGAGCGAGGCGAGGGAGTTCATCATAAGAATGAAGAAGTAA
- a CDS encoding NAD+ kinase: protein MRRFTKIGLTVKSGFDHKDEAVARILKILRSLKCKVAVDPTRIHDVPCARECEPMDPKHTIDLMLVIGGDGTVLRAIREMKDFSVPILSVNRGTLGFLAEIELDEANHILPALLNGEGMIDERGLLKVEAVRKRKTFFAGHALNEAVIAQGTIARLIDLETAVNGEALTTYRSDGLIVATPTGSTAYSLAAGGPIVHPAFDSAIILTPINPYSFSQKPVVISGKSKVDVGVHMKVRKFADVDVNLTIDGQMYVPLQDRDHVHCSMAKDTVKFLRRKQDTFLSTLRTKLRWGE from the coding sequence ATGCGTCGTTTCACGAAGATCGGCCTCACCGTGAAATCCGGCTTCGACCACAAGGATGAAGCAGTCGCGCGCATCTTGAAGATCCTTCGCTCTCTCAAGTGCAAAGTCGCCGTGGATCCCACCCGCATCCACGATGTCCCCTGCGCACGGGAATGCGAGCCCATGGATCCCAAGCACACGATCGACCTCATGCTGGTGATCGGGGGCGACGGCACAGTCCTGCGCGCGATTCGCGAGATGAAGGATTTTTCGGTGCCCATCCTGAGTGTCAATCGGGGCACGCTCGGGTTCCTCGCGGAAATCGAACTCGACGAAGCGAACCACATCCTCCCTGCCCTCCTGAACGGGGAAGGGATGATTGATGAGCGCGGACTTCTCAAGGTCGAGGCAGTGCGCAAACGCAAAACATTCTTCGCGGGCCACGCCCTCAACGAAGCCGTAATCGCCCAAGGGACGATTGCCCGCCTCATCGACCTGGAGACTGCCGTGAACGGAGAAGCTCTCACCACCTACCGCTCCGACGGGCTCATTGTCGCCACACCGACCGGTTCCACCGCCTACTCACTCGCAGCCGGCGGCCCCATCGTGCACCCCGCCTTCGATTCGGCGATCATCCTGACCCCCATCAATCCCTACAGCTTCTCGCAGAAGCCGGTGGTGATCAGCGGCAAGAGCAAGGTGGATGTGGGCGTGCACATGAAAGTGCGCAAGTTCGCCGATGTGGACGTGAACCTGACGATCGACGGCCAGATGTACGTTCCCCTGCAGGATCGCGACCACGTGCACTGCTCGATGGCCAAAGACACGGTCAAATTTCTCCGGAGGAAACAGGATACCTTTCTTTCAACACTGCGGACGAAACTGAGGTGGGGGGAATAA
- a CDS encoding deoxyribonuclease IV, producing the protein MALSLHFAVAGTPHSTPAPGGTVEGLKQAKRLGLTAMEIEWVQNVPKNPERMAEIRETAEELEITLTVHAPYFVNLNSPDRAKLAASKRRVLDALAMAELCGARSVCVHAAFNLGLPPEKVYDNVRRATDDIMKHKRSLFPHVNLAYETMGKQTQFGTLEEVLKVSKEFGNYPCIDPAHMHARENGKINSAEEWNDMFDLYATHLGTGALRHVHMHFSGIAYSTKGERKHLPLTQSDAKWKDFLSVLKKRKVEGVVVCESPLLEKDTLLMQKTYERI; encoded by the coding sequence ATGGCCCTTTCCTTGCACTTTGCCGTTGCCGGCACCCCCCACTCCACTCCCGCTCCCGGCGGAACCGTCGAGGGTCTCAAGCAGGCGAAGAGGCTTGGGCTCACTGCGATGGAGATCGAGTGGGTGCAGAACGTGCCCAAAAACCCGGAACGCATGGCCGAGATCCGCGAAACGGCGGAGGAGCTTGAGATCACACTCACCGTCCACGCACCCTACTTCGTGAATCTCAATTCTCCCGACCGCGCGAAGCTGGCTGCGAGCAAGCGCAGAGTGCTCGATGCCCTCGCCATGGCCGAGCTCTGCGGAGCCCGGTCCGTGTGCGTGCACGCCGCGTTCAATCTGGGGCTGCCTCCTGAAAAGGTCTACGACAACGTGCGGCGCGCCACGGATGACATCATGAAGCACAAACGCTCTCTCTTTCCGCACGTCAATCTGGCCTACGAGACCATGGGCAAGCAAACGCAGTTCGGAACGCTGGAGGAGGTGCTCAAAGTCAGTAAGGAATTCGGCAACTACCCCTGTATCGATCCGGCGCACATGCACGCGCGCGAGAATGGCAAGATCAATTCAGCGGAAGAATGGAACGACATGTTCGACCTCTACGCCACGCACCTGGGAACAGGTGCTCTGAGACACGTACACATGCACTTCTCGGGCATCGCCTACTCAACCAAAGGCGAGCGCAAACACCTGCCGCTCACGCAGAGCGACGCAAAGTGGAAGGACTTTCTGAGCGTGCTCAAGAAAAGAAAGGTGGAGGGTGTGGTCGTGTGCGAATCCCCGTTATTGGAGAAGGACACGTTGCTGATGCAGAAGACGTATGAACGTATATGA
- a CDS encoding large subunit ribosomal protein L9 has product MEILLLQDVPGIGKKNDLLIVGDGLALNCLLPDRRALVATPTVRRRYAEEIKRRAEEKQREMALRSSVAGKVTGKELVFHRKVTKTGKLYAAITQKHIAEALQEQLQVAADEAAIDLAEHIKSTGTFEAALKAGEFVQKFNVKVVAEK; this is encoded by the coding sequence ATGGAAATCCTCCTCCTCCAAGACGTCCCCGGCATCGGAAAGAAGAACGACCTGCTCATTGTGGGAGACGGTCTCGCGCTCAATTGTCTGCTGCCCGACCGCCGCGCTCTCGTGGCCACCCCGACGGTGCGCCGCCGCTACGCTGAAGAAATCAAGCGCCGCGCCGAAGAGAAGCAGCGCGAGATGGCATTGCGCTCCAGCGTCGCAGGCAAGGTCACCGGCAAGGAACTCGTGTTCCACCGCAAGGTCACCAAGACCGGCAAGCTCTACGCCGCCATCACCCAGAAGCACATCGCAGAGGCGCTGCAGGAGCAACTGCAGGTTGCCGCCGACGAGGCTGCTATCGATTTGGCCGAGCACATCAAGTCCACCGGAACCTTCGAGGCCGCCCTCAAGGCAGGAGAGTTTGTGCAGAAGTTCAATGTGAAGGTCGTGGCAGAGAAGTAA
- a CDS encoding preprotein translocase subunit SecG, with translation MTLIHSILVAVSLLLSLTILLQHRAAGLSSTFGGIGTSYVQRRGAEKLLYQVSIWLSIIFFALSILQWYV, from the coding sequence ATGACACTCATTCATTCCATCCTCGTCGCCGTGAGCCTGCTCCTCTCGCTCACGATCCTCCTCCAGCATCGCGCAGCAGGACTCTCCTCCACCTTCGGTGGCATCGGCACCAGTTACGTGCAGCGCCGCGGCGCCGAGAAGCTCCTCTATCAGGTGAGCATCTGGCTCAGCATCATCTTCTTCGCCCTTTCGATCCTGCAGTGGTACGTCTAA
- a CDS encoding small subunit ribosomal protein S16, which produces MLIIRLQRTGRENLPTYRLVVAEKARPVKGKFLEIIGHYLPARDPAVLEVKTDRVEFWMQRGAALSDTAARLLQKQGMKGMEKFIQRYTKKKSKSEEVPAAAAASAPAAPPPAPPPAEAAPASAAA; this is translated from the coding sequence ATGCTCATCATTCGACTGCAACGCACCGGCCGCGAAAATCTGCCCACCTACCGTCTCGTCGTCGCCGAGAAGGCACGACCGGTGAAGGGCAAGTTTTTGGAGATTATCGGCCACTACCTGCCCGCACGCGATCCCGCAGTGCTCGAGGTGAAGACGGACCGTGTGGAATTCTGGATGCAGCGCGGCGCCGCCCTCAGCGACACCGCAGCCCGTTTGCTCCAGAAACAGGGCATGAAAGGGATGGAGAAATTCATCCAGCGCTACACCAAGAAGAAATCCAAGAGCGAAGAGGTTCCTGCAGCAGCCGCTGCCAGCGCCCCCGCAGCCCCTCCCCCCGCTCCTCCCCCCGCAGAAGCAGCCCCGGCCAGCGCTGCGGCGTAA
- a CDS encoding ribosomal protein L11 methyltransferase, which translates to MTIGELLQTSGIDRADAELLVAAAMKKSRTWVIAHADDAVDAAENRKIAASFLRRQSDEPVSYITGEKEFFKRMFSVTPDVLIPRPSTELLAAVALEMIDHPHDRVREAEEGIAVLAHVLKPDRHPFLIADIGTGSGCIAITLALERPDLQVIATDVSVGALTVARRNADLHAVAGRMRFLQGEDLRPVQDVSEPFLLVSNPPYISVGTPLMRDVAAFEPHAALFAGADGLAVLLRICRQARAHPQCVGVVLECQQNQVTALLKELKD; encoded by the coding sequence ATGACAATCGGCGAGCTCCTCCAGACCAGTGGAATAGACAGGGCCGATGCCGAGCTGCTGGTCGCCGCCGCGATGAAAAAGTCCCGCACGTGGGTGATTGCGCATGCAGACGATGCCGTGGATGCAGCCGAAAACCGGAAGATCGCCGCGTCGTTCCTCCGCCGGCAGAGCGATGAGCCCGTGAGCTACATCACGGGAGAGAAGGAATTTTTCAAGCGGATGTTCTCCGTCACCCCCGACGTGCTCATTCCGCGCCCCTCCACCGAGCTTCTCGCCGCTGTCGCGCTCGAGATGATCGACCATCCGCACGATAGGGTGCGCGAAGCGGAGGAGGGAATTGCCGTGCTGGCGCATGTCCTCAAGCCCGATAGGCATCCATTCCTCATCGCGGATATCGGCACGGGTTCCGGGTGCATCGCGATCACACTGGCGCTGGAACGTCCGGATCTTCAGGTGATCGCAACCGATGTGAGTGTGGGGGCGCTCACGGTCGCGCGCAGGAATGCCGATCTCCATGCCGTTGCAGGTCGGATGCGATTCTTACAGGGGGAGGATCTGCGGCCGGTGCAGGATGTATCGGAGCCGTTTCTGCTGGTTTCGAATCCCCCCTACATTTCCGTGGGAACGCCGCTCATGCGCGATGTCGCCGCATTCGAGCCTCATGCTGCCCTCTTTGCCGGCGCGGACGGGCTCGCCGTGCTCCTGCGGATTTGCCGTCAGGCCCGCGCACATCCGCAGTGCGTGGGGGTGGTGCTGGAGTGCCAGCAGAACCAGGTGACCGCGCTTCTCAAGGAGCTCAAAGATTGA